The Microbacterium luteum genome includes a region encoding these proteins:
- a CDS encoding ribose-5-phosphate isomerase encodes MSDTTPLRLIIGCDDAGYDYKEILKKDLDQNPGVASVVDVGVDADGHTPYPKVAIEAAERVARGEADRALLICGTGLGVAIAANKVAGIRAVTAHDSFSVERGVLSNDAQVLTMGQRVVGIELARRLVREWLTYRFDPSSASAEKVAVIGAYEQTGSC; translated from the coding sequence ATGTCCGACACCACACCGCTGCGCCTGATCATCGGCTGCGACGACGCCGGCTACGACTACAAGGAGATCCTCAAGAAGGACCTCGACCAGAACCCCGGCGTCGCGTCGGTGGTGGATGTCGGCGTCGATGCCGACGGCCACACCCCCTACCCCAAGGTCGCGATCGAAGCCGCGGAGCGCGTCGCGCGCGGCGAGGCGGACCGGGCCCTGCTGATCTGCGGCACGGGCCTCGGTGTCGCGATCGCCGCCAACAAGGTCGCCGGCATCCGCGCCGTCACCGCCCACGACTCGTTCTCCGTCGAGCGCGGCGTGCTCTCCAACGATGCTCAGGTGCTCACGATGGGGCAGCGCGTGGTCGGCATCGAGCTCGCCCGCCGTCTCGTGCGCGAGTGGCTCACCTACCGCTTCGATCCGAGCTCGGCCTCCGCCGAGAAGGTCGCCGTCATCGGCGCGTACGAGCAGACCGGATCCTGCTGA
- a CDS encoding triose-phosphate isomerase family protein produces the protein MTAPVTVGVSLKTYFGNARARAWFAEVAPRLQAHPGIADGRVRFFVIPTYLQIPAAIEAFAETPVLVGAQDVSAHPPGAFTGEITAAELAEVGVQVAEIGHAERRRLFGETDEVTASKAAASLEHGITPVLCIGEDARMSGADAASANLDQLAADLEGVPAGPVVVAYEPVWAIGATEPAPDDHIATVTRALRGAIDADAGRAGSVVIYGGSAGPGLLARLDGAADGLFLGRFAHDPDNLLAVIDEAAALADARSAS, from the coding sequence ATGACCGCACCCGTCACCGTCGGTGTGAGCCTGAAGACCTACTTCGGCAACGCCCGCGCGCGCGCCTGGTTCGCCGAGGTCGCACCGCGACTGCAGGCCCACCCGGGGATCGCCGACGGTCGGGTGCGATTCTTCGTCATCCCCACCTACCTGCAGATCCCGGCTGCGATCGAAGCGTTCGCGGAGACCCCGGTGCTCGTCGGGGCGCAGGATGTCTCCGCCCACCCGCCGGGCGCGTTCACGGGTGAGATCACCGCCGCCGAACTCGCCGAGGTCGGGGTTCAGGTCGCGGAGATCGGCCACGCCGAGCGCCGGCGGCTCTTCGGCGAGACCGACGAGGTCACGGCGAGCAAGGCCGCCGCGTCGCTCGAGCACGGCATCACCCCCGTGCTCTGCATCGGCGAGGATGCCCGCATGAGCGGCGCCGACGCGGCCTCCGCCAATCTCGACCAGCTCGCCGCGGACCTCGAGGGCGTTCCGGCCGGACCGGTCGTCGTCGCCTACGAGCCGGTCTGGGCGATCGGCGCCACCGAGCCCGCACCCGACGACCACATCGCGACCGTCACGCGCGCCCTGCGCGGCGCGATCGACGCCGACGCGGGCCGCGCCGGGAGCGTCGTCATCTACGGCGGATCCGCCGGGCCCGGCCTCCTCGCCCGCCTCGACGGCGCAGCGGACGGCCTCTTCCTCGGCCGCTTCGCCCACGATCCGGACAACCTGCTCGCCGTGATCGACGAAGCCGCCGCCCTCGCCGATGCCCGGAGCGCGTCGTGA
- a CDS encoding SDR family NAD(P)-dependent oxidoreductase, whose amino-acid sequence MTRLEGKTALITGGALGIGLAVAQRFAREGARVIVADRNGDGAAAAAAEIGDRARAVTMDISDEAAVSSAFAAVEADGWAPDVVVANAGVQLFGQDAPIADLDLEVWRRTVDINLTGTFLTVKHAVRTMLAHGGGSIILTGSPTAINGEGKDFTAYSASKAGMHGLGRTVAAAYADRGIRVNTVQPAYTETPLVAAISDDPESRAAIVSRIPIGRAGTPDDVAGIMVYLASDDGAFATGATFQVDGGMTSL is encoded by the coding sequence ATGACTCGACTCGAGGGAAAGACCGCGCTGATCACCGGAGGCGCGCTCGGCATCGGGCTGGCCGTCGCGCAGCGATTCGCCCGCGAGGGCGCGCGGGTCATCGTCGCCGACCGCAACGGCGACGGCGCCGCAGCCGCGGCCGCGGAGATCGGCGACCGCGCCCGCGCCGTCACGATGGACATCTCCGACGAGGCCGCCGTCTCATCCGCGTTCGCCGCGGTGGAAGCCGACGGCTGGGCACCGGATGTGGTCGTCGCCAACGCCGGCGTGCAGCTGTTCGGGCAGGACGCGCCCATCGCCGACCTCGACCTCGAGGTCTGGCGTCGCACGGTCGACATCAACCTCACCGGCACCTTCCTCACGGTCAAGCACGCGGTGCGCACGATGCTCGCCCACGGCGGCGGGTCGATCATCCTCACCGGAAGCCCCACCGCGATCAACGGCGAGGGCAAGGACTTCACCGCGTACAGCGCGTCGAAGGCCGGGATGCACGGCCTCGGCCGCACCGTCGCGGCGGCGTATGCCGATCGCGGCATCCGCGTGAACACGGTGCAGCCCGCCTACACCGAGACACCGCTCGTCGCCGCCATCAGCGACGACCCGGAGTCCCGCGCGGCGATCGTCTCGCGCATCCCCATCGGACGGGCCGGCACTCCGGACGACGTCGCGGGGATCATGGTCTACCTCGCCAGCGACGACGGCGCGTTCGCCACCGGCGCGACCTTCCAGGTCGACGGCGGCATGACCTCGCTCTGA
- a CDS encoding ABC transporter substrate-binding protein — protein sequence MFRWKATAATFAIAALALTGCSGGGSDSGNGGDASGGTLTLGAAIEPLTLDPSGAEWGNRSPYYQAMYDTLLVATPEGTIEPWLATAWEYNEDNTVLTLTLRDDVTFSDGSEMTADVVVENLQRFKDGTSPDASYFANVDTFEAVDAGTVAINLVAPDPSMLNYLTRDAGLVASSEAIAAGDLATNPIGSGPYIYDAAASVPGTSYRYTANPDYWNPDVQHYDELVINVLGDATAQLNAIRAGEANAVKVFSSENLAEIEGAGWTINSNELDVASILLMDRAGEMNEALGDVRVRQAINYAFDREGLLQALESGYGTVTGQMFPESSAAYDPELDDYYGYDPEKARELMAEAGYADGFTLSLPNSAQLGATTYTLHEQALADIGITVEYTDPGSNFIADFLAPKFPAGYIPLEQNPDWQLIQFMVSPTAIFNPFGYQDDQVDAWIEEFQFGDQATQDEVAAELNRYLVEQAWFAPLYRVQGNFPSDADTVVEMLPTNTYPAIYDIYPAN from the coding sequence ATGTTCCGATGGAAGGCCACAGCAGCCACATTCGCCATCGCGGCACTCGCACTGACCGGATGCTCGGGCGGAGGCTCGGACTCCGGGAACGGCGGTGACGCGAGCGGTGGAACACTCACGCTGGGCGCGGCGATCGAGCCGTTGACCCTCGATCCGTCCGGTGCCGAGTGGGGCAACCGCTCGCCGTACTACCAGGCGATGTACGACACGCTTCTGGTCGCGACCCCCGAGGGAACGATCGAGCCCTGGCTCGCGACCGCGTGGGAGTACAACGAAGACAACACCGTCCTCACCCTCACCCTGCGCGACGACGTCACCTTCAGTGACGGCAGCGAGATGACCGCCGACGTGGTCGTCGAGAACCTGCAGCGCTTCAAGGACGGCACCTCGCCCGACGCGTCGTACTTCGCGAACGTCGACACGTTCGAGGCGGTCGACGCCGGCACCGTGGCGATCAACCTCGTCGCACCCGACCCGTCGATGCTGAACTACCTCACGCGCGATGCCGGCCTCGTCGCCTCGAGCGAGGCCATCGCCGCCGGAGACCTGGCCACCAACCCGATCGGCTCCGGCCCCTACATCTACGACGCCGCCGCCTCGGTGCCGGGGACGAGCTATCGCTACACCGCGAACCCGGACTACTGGAACCCGGATGTGCAGCATTACGACGAGCTGGTGATCAACGTGCTCGGCGACGCCACGGCCCAGCTGAACGCGATTCGCGCCGGCGAGGCCAACGCCGTCAAGGTGTTCAGCAGCGAGAACCTCGCCGAGATCGAGGGAGCCGGCTGGACCATCAACTCCAACGAGCTCGACGTCGCCAGCATTCTGCTGATGGACCGCGCGGGCGAGATGAACGAAGCCCTCGGCGATGTGCGTGTGCGTCAGGCCATCAACTACGCATTCGACCGCGAGGGTCTCCTGCAGGCGCTGGAGAGCGGCTACGGCACCGTCACCGGCCAGATGTTCCCCGAGAGCTCGGCGGCCTACGACCCGGAGCTGGACGACTACTACGGATACGACCCCGAGAAGGCGCGCGAGCTGATGGCAGAAGCCGGCTATGCCGACGGCTTCACGCTGTCGCTGCCGAACTCCGCCCAGCTGGGCGCGACCACCTACACGCTGCACGAGCAGGCCCTGGCCGACATCGGCATCACCGTGGAGTACACCGATCCGGGAAGCAACTTCATCGCCGACTTCCTGGCGCCGAAGTTCCCCGCGGGCTACATCCCGCTGGAGCAGAACCCCGACTGGCAGCTCATCCAATTCATGGTCTCGCCCACCGCCATCTTCAACCCGTTCGGCTACCAGGACGACCAGGTGGACGCGTGGATCGAGGAGTTCCAATTCGGTGACCAGGCCACGCAGGACGAGGTCGCGGCGGAGCTGAACCGCTACCTGGTCGAGCAGGCGTGGTTCGCGCCGCTGTACCGCGTGCAGGGCAACTTCCCGTCCGACGCGGACACCGTCGTCGAGATGCTGCCGACCAACACCTACCCGGCCATCTACGACATCTACCCCGCCAACTGA
- a CDS encoding glycoside hydrolase family 2 TIM barrel-domain containing protein, with the protein MIRTSFPGSWTVGPKLGAFERPDASTAPRPVRLPHDALRDLARDPRTEQGVHAGYIPGGVFEYAVEFDAPAEWREKTVLVEFEAVYRDAVVCVNGDFAAHHAGGYSAFTVSLDGHLRFGETNRLTVEARVHKDSRWYTGAGIYRPVHLVVADPVHIVLDGVRAEAADVDAERAMLALSTDVVNTTRRTRTTRVAWEVHDPRGVSVAAVSVPLTLAPGETGTARARVAVLHPQLWGPESPHLYTVDTTLDDETDGARLDRASVVTGIRTLQLDPLRGLRINGARVDLRGACVHHDNGVLGAAGDAAAEDRRIRRLKDAGFNAIRSAHNPASRAVLEACDRHGMLVMDELTDVWTRSKTAFDSSLAFPSTWREEVAALVAKDRAHPSVIMYSIGNEILELGRPLGAAWGRRIAEEFRSLDPSRYVTNGINGIIANLDAVAESMAAAEEDAADPNTMMANMGAQMAAANASEAISRSIEESASVLDVVGFNYADSRYRQDAHDHPHRVIVGSETFPDRIAELWRLVTELPHVIGDFTWTGWDYIGEAGIGRVDYTDVDGYVPTGTAGPYPYLLADCGDIDITGHRLPASFYREIAFGLRRDPYIAVHRPQHHGRPTAKTPWSWDDVVASWSWDAPQGAPVTVDVYADADEVELLLDGRSLGLEPVGRVRDLVARFEVGYAPGELTAVARREGTVIGTHALASASGDVKLHVDMEEEILAGPLSFVDISLADGAGIVPCDRDVRVTVEVTGAAEIAGLGTGRARTEEGFAGPSCTTFDGRALAVVRRVGEGPVSVSVAADGFTPVDISLP; encoded by the coding sequence ATGATCCGCACGTCCTTCCCCGGTTCCTGGACGGTCGGACCGAAGCTCGGCGCCTTCGAGCGGCCCGATGCCTCGACCGCCCCGCGACCGGTCCGGCTTCCCCATGACGCCCTGCGGGACCTCGCCCGTGACCCGCGCACGGAGCAGGGGGTCCACGCCGGCTACATCCCGGGCGGCGTCTTCGAGTACGCCGTCGAGTTCGACGCCCCCGCCGAGTGGCGCGAGAAGACGGTGCTCGTCGAATTCGAGGCCGTCTACCGCGACGCCGTCGTCTGCGTGAACGGCGACTTCGCCGCCCACCACGCCGGCGGATACTCCGCCTTCACCGTCTCCCTGGACGGACACCTCCGATTCGGGGAGACCAACCGTCTCACCGTCGAGGCGCGCGTGCACAAGGACAGCCGCTGGTACACCGGCGCCGGCATCTACCGACCCGTGCACCTCGTCGTCGCCGACCCGGTTCACATCGTCCTCGACGGGGTCCGCGCCGAGGCGGCAGACGTGGATGCGGAGCGGGCGATGCTCGCGCTGTCGACCGATGTCGTCAACACCACGCGGCGCACGCGCACCACGCGGGTCGCGTGGGAGGTGCACGATCCGCGCGGGGTCTCGGTCGCCGCCGTCTCGGTGCCGCTCACGCTGGCGCCCGGCGAGACCGGCACGGCTCGCGCCCGTGTGGCCGTGCTCCATCCGCAGCTGTGGGGTCCGGAGTCGCCGCACCTCTACACCGTGGACACGACGCTCGACGACGAGACCGACGGTGCGCGCCTGGACCGGGCCAGCGTCGTCACCGGCATCCGCACCCTTCAGCTGGATCCGCTCCGGGGTCTGCGCATCAACGGCGCGCGCGTCGACCTTCGGGGAGCCTGCGTGCACCACGACAACGGCGTCCTCGGCGCGGCAGGTGACGCCGCGGCGGAGGACCGCCGCATCCGGCGATTGAAGGACGCCGGGTTCAACGCGATCCGCAGTGCGCACAACCCCGCCTCGCGAGCGGTGCTCGAAGCCTGCGATCGCCACGGCATGCTCGTGATGGACGAGCTCACCGACGTCTGGACCCGCTCGAAGACCGCCTTCGACTCGTCTCTCGCCTTTCCGTCGACCTGGCGCGAGGAGGTGGCGGCTCTGGTCGCGAAGGACCGCGCCCACCCGAGCGTGATCATGTACTCGATCGGCAACGAGATCCTCGAACTCGGCCGTCCCCTCGGCGCGGCGTGGGGCCGTCGCATCGCGGAGGAGTTCCGTTCGCTCGATCCGTCGCGGTACGTCACGAACGGGATCAACGGCATCATCGCCAACCTCGACGCGGTCGCCGAGTCGATGGCTGCCGCCGAGGAGGACGCGGCCGATCCGAACACGATGATGGCCAACATGGGCGCACAGATGGCCGCGGCGAACGCCTCGGAGGCGATCTCCCGCTCGATCGAGGAGTCTGCCTCCGTGCTCGATGTGGTCGGCTTCAATTACGCCGACTCCCGCTACCGGCAGGATGCCCACGATCACCCGCACCGGGTGATCGTGGGGTCGGAGACCTTTCCCGATCGCATCGCCGAGCTGTGGCGCCTGGTCACCGAGCTTCCGCACGTCATCGGGGACTTCACCTGGACCGGGTGGGACTACATCGGCGAGGCGGGGATCGGGCGCGTCGACTACACCGACGTCGACGGCTACGTGCCGACCGGCACCGCCGGCCCCTACCCCTATCTGCTGGCCGACTGCGGAGACATCGACATCACCGGGCACCGGCTTCCGGCGTCGTTCTACCGCGAGATCGCCTTCGGGCTGCGTCGCGATCCCTACATCGCCGTCCACCGCCCGCAGCACCACGGTCGCCCGACGGCCAAGACGCCGTGGTCATGGGATGACGTGGTCGCGAGCTGGTCGTGGGACGCGCCGCAGGGCGCACCGGTGACGGTCGACGTCTACGCCGACGCCGACGAAGTGGAGCTGCTCCTCGACGGGCGGTCGCTCGGGCTCGAGCCGGTCGGCCGGGTGCGAGACCTCGTGGCGAGGTTCGAGGTCGGCTATGCGCCCGGGGAGCTCACCGCGGTAGCCCGCCGTGAGGGGACCGTCATCGGCACGCACGCCCTGGCATCCGCAAGCGGTGACGTCAAGCTGCATGTCGATATGGAGGAGGAGATCCTCGCGGGTCCGCTGTCCTTCGTCGACATCTCGCTCGCCGACGGAGCGGGGATCGTTCCGTGCGATCGGGATGTGCGCGTGACGGTCGAGGTGACCGGCGCCGCGGAGATCGCGGGACTCGGAACCGGTCGCGCGCGTACGGAGGAGGGCTTCGCCGGGCCGTCCTGCACGACCTTCGACGGGCGCGCCCTCGCGGTCGTCCGCCGCGTGGGCGAGGGTCCGGTCTCGGTGTCGGTCGCCGCGGACGGCTTCACCCCGGTCGATATCTCCCTGCCCTGA
- a CDS encoding sugar phosphate isomerase/epimerase family protein, with the protein MIGLGTYAFFWQHSDRVPAPLSLVDALEATREMGVELFQICDYAPLESMTARDLADAAAAARDLGVAIELGTKGIEPDRLSRFLELADVFDARLVRSMVNGPTTRPTLAEAESALRAAIPDYEAAGVTLALETYEQLPTADLIGLIERVDSDRLRICLDPANVVARLESPRACVEATAPWVKNVHVKDFAFARQAGWVGFTYGGARMGEGLHDYAHLLETVGPRARGVNEIVEHWLSWQGDAETTIRTEREWTRNTVDYLRSTS; encoded by the coding sequence GTGATCGGCCTGGGCACGTACGCCTTCTTCTGGCAGCACTCCGATCGGGTGCCCGCTCCGCTGTCGCTCGTCGACGCTCTCGAAGCGACTCGCGAGATGGGCGTCGAGCTGTTCCAGATCTGCGACTACGCCCCGCTGGAGTCGATGACCGCGCGCGACCTCGCCGACGCGGCAGCCGCCGCGCGCGACCTCGGCGTCGCGATCGAGCTGGGCACCAAGGGCATCGAACCCGATCGCCTCTCGCGCTTCCTCGAGCTCGCCGATGTCTTCGATGCCCGGCTGGTGCGGAGCATGGTGAACGGACCCACGACGCGCCCGACGCTCGCCGAGGCGGAGAGCGCGCTGCGGGCAGCGATCCCGGACTACGAAGCCGCCGGCGTGACCCTCGCGCTCGAGACGTACGAGCAGCTCCCGACCGCCGACCTCATCGGGCTCATCGAGCGCGTCGACAGCGACCGCCTCCGGATCTGCCTCGATCCGGCGAACGTCGTCGCGCGGCTGGAGTCCCCCCGCGCCTGCGTCGAGGCGACGGCGCCGTGGGTGAAGAACGTGCACGTGAAGGACTTCGCCTTCGCACGCCAGGCCGGCTGGGTCGGATTCACCTACGGCGGAGCCCGCATGGGTGAGGGCTTGCACGACTATGCGCACCTGCTGGAGACCGTCGGCCCGCGCGCGCGAGGCGTCAACGAGATCGTCGAGCACTGGCTGTCCTGGCAGGGCGACGCCGAGACCACCATCCGAACCGAGCGGGAATGGACCCGCAACACCGTCGACTACCTGAGGAGCACGTCATGA
- a CDS encoding phosphogluconate dehydrogenase C-terminal domain-containing protein, which translates to MSTTAETTTTYKIAVIGAGGKMGMRVSNNLVRTDHTVWYVETSPAGQQRTLDAGRELSDAATAVADADIVVLAVPDLALGPVTADLVPQMKAGAIVLTLDPAAAYAGLLTTRDDVVQAVAHPCHPSVFLERTTKEEWADTFGGIAAPQDAIAAVESDDPAHREIVEATVRAIYAPVIDVHFVTVKQLAQLEPTLVETVACMIGSLLNEALDEAIHTMGVPEAAARSILYGHTQVALANGLRGDNPFSDACLIAMDYGRESIIKDDWKKIFRDDELDKNLARMLHLDRIQR; encoded by the coding sequence ATGAGCACCACCGCCGAGACCACGACCACGTACAAGATCGCCGTCATCGGCGCGGGCGGCAAGATGGGCATGCGCGTGTCCAACAACCTCGTCCGCACCGACCACACCGTCTGGTACGTCGAGACCTCACCCGCGGGGCAGCAGCGCACCCTCGACGCGGGCCGCGAGCTGTCGGATGCCGCGACCGCCGTCGCCGACGCCGACATCGTCGTGCTCGCCGTGCCCGACCTCGCCCTCGGGCCCGTCACCGCCGACCTCGTGCCGCAGATGAAGGCCGGGGCGATCGTGCTGACGCTCGACCCCGCCGCCGCATACGCGGGGCTGCTCACCACGCGCGACGACGTCGTCCAGGCCGTCGCGCACCCCTGCCACCCGTCGGTGTTCCTGGAGCGCACGACCAAGGAGGAGTGGGCCGACACCTTCGGCGGCATCGCCGCCCCGCAGGACGCGATCGCCGCCGTCGAGAGCGACGACCCCGCGCACCGGGAGATCGTCGAGGCGACCGTCCGCGCGATCTACGCTCCCGTCATCGACGTGCACTTCGTCACCGTCAAGCAGCTCGCCCAGCTCGAGCCGACTCTCGTCGAGACCGTCGCCTGCATGATCGGGTCGCTGCTGAACGAGGCCCTCGACGAGGCGATCCACACCATGGGCGTGCCGGAAGCAGCCGCGCGGAGCATCCTCTACGGGCACACCCAGGTCGCTCTGGCCAACGGCCTGCGCGGCGACAACCCGTTCAGCGACGCGTGCCTGATCGCGATGGACTACGGCCGCGAGTCGATCATCAAGGACGACTGGAAGAAGATCTTCCGCGACGACGAGCTCGACAAGAACCTGGCGCGCATGCTGCACCTCGACCGCATCCAGCGCTGA
- a CDS encoding dihydroxyacetone kinase family protein, translating to MTRLWNDPADFADEMIDGFVAANGRSVRRVTGGVVRSTVVPAGQVAVVVGGGSGHYPAFGGLVGPGLAHGAAMGNLFASPSTQQVYAVAKAADAGGGVFFSYGNYAGDVLNFDAAQERLRAEGIRCETVTVTDDVASAPAAEAHKRRGIAGDLTVFRSAAAAAEAGADLGEVARIAAHANARTRSFGVAFSGCTLPGAGAPLFTVPEGRMAIGLGIHGEPGVDEAAIPTADELADLLVSRLLGEIPDGVTVPGARVVPILNGLGSLKYEEMFVVYRRIARLLEDAGVEVVDPHVGEYCTSFDMAGTSLTLFWLDDELAGLWETPVDTPAYRRGSVGPVAQADAAEVADGDIDAIPDADDASRRAARLVRTALRTLVDTIDTHVDELGRMDSVAGDGDHGIGMQRGSHAALAAATNAVTAGAGARTTLERAADAWSDRAGGTSGALWGVILSSIATELGDAGAPEPTAVARGVDAAARGVMAYGKAEVGDKTLVDALVPFAETLTAQVASRDLAAAWTAAAKASTEAAAATADLLPRMGRARTHGEHSVGTPDPGAHSLALIASAVGAMLADPTPEEN from the coding sequence ATGACGCGACTGTGGAACGATCCGGCCGACTTCGCCGACGAGATGATCGACGGCTTCGTCGCCGCCAATGGCCGCTCGGTGCGACGCGTGACCGGCGGGGTCGTGCGCAGCACGGTCGTCCCCGCCGGCCAGGTGGCCGTGGTCGTCGGCGGCGGCTCGGGGCACTACCCCGCCTTCGGCGGGTTGGTCGGTCCGGGTCTCGCGCACGGCGCGGCGATGGGCAACCTGTTCGCCTCGCCGTCGACGCAGCAGGTGTACGCGGTGGCGAAGGCAGCGGATGCCGGCGGCGGCGTCTTCTTCAGCTACGGCAACTACGCCGGCGACGTGCTCAACTTCGACGCGGCGCAGGAGCGCCTGCGCGCCGAGGGCATCCGATGCGAGACCGTCACGGTCACCGACGACGTCGCCAGCGCCCCCGCGGCCGAGGCGCACAAGCGTCGCGGGATCGCCGGGGACCTCACCGTCTTCCGCAGCGCGGCCGCTGCGGCGGAGGCCGGCGCCGATCTCGGCGAGGTCGCACGCATCGCCGCCCACGCCAACGCCCGCACCCGCTCGTTCGGCGTCGCCTTCAGCGGGTGCACCCTCCCCGGTGCCGGCGCACCTCTGTTCACCGTGCCCGAGGGACGCATGGCGATCGGCCTCGGCATCCACGGCGAACCCGGGGTGGACGAGGCGGCGATCCCCACCGCCGACGAGCTCGCCGACCTCCTCGTCTCTCGCCTGCTCGGCGAGATCCCCGACGGCGTGACGGTGCCGGGAGCGCGCGTGGTCCCGATCCTCAACGGGCTCGGATCGCTGAAGTACGAGGAGATGTTCGTCGTGTACCGGCGCATCGCCCGGCTGCTCGAAGACGCCGGGGTCGAGGTCGTCGACCCGCACGTGGGCGAGTACTGCACGTCGTTCGACATGGCCGGCACCTCGCTCACCCTCTTCTGGCTCGATGACGAGCTCGCCGGCCTCTGGGAGACGCCGGTCGACACCCCCGCCTACCGGCGCGGCTCGGTGGGTCCCGTCGCCCAGGCCGACGCGGCTGAGGTCGCCGACGGCGACATCGACGCCATCCCCGACGCCGACGACGCCTCGCGACGGGCCGCCCGGCTCGTCCGCACGGCGCTTCGGACCCTCGTCGACACGATCGACACCCACGTCGACGAACTCGGCCGGATGGACTCCGTCGCCGGCGACGGCGACCACGGCATCGGCATGCAGCGCGGCTCGCACGCCGCCCTCGCCGCCGCCACGAACGCCGTCACCGCCGGCGCCGGGGCCCGCACGACGCTCGAGCGCGCCGCCGATGCGTGGTCCGATCGGGCCGGCGGCACCTCGGGCGCGCTGTGGGGCGTGATCCTGTCGTCGATCGCCACCGAGCTCGGCGACGCCGGCGCACCCGAGCCGACCGCCGTCGCGCGCGGGGTGGATGCGGCCGCTCGCGGCGTGATGGCCTACGGCAAGGCCGAGGTCGGCGACAAGACCCTCGTCGATGCCCTCGTTCCCTTCGCCGAGACGCTCACCGCACAGGTCGCCTCGCGCGACCTCGCCGCCGCGTGGACGGCTGCCGCGAAGGCGTCGACCGAGGCCGCCGCTGCGACGGCCGACCTCCTCCCCCGCATGGGCCGTGCGCGCACGCACGGCGAGCACAGCGTGGGAACCCCCGACCCGGGTGCGCACTCGCTCGCCCTGATCGCCAGCGCGGTGGGCGCGATGCTCGCCGATCCGACCCCCGAGGAGAACTGA
- a CDS encoding TetR/AcrR family transcriptional regulator, with translation MTNAKTAAPPRKRRGEYAKSEATRAAILDAALAVFAESGYRAGSLREIAQRVGMSEAGLLHHFKNKSELLMAVLDRRDEHAFDITRFNEVDGIERLRGLVRLAAYNASVPGVVELYCTLSAEATSADHPAHAYFLNRYEWTRREVTRSFDQIAEEGRLSSATTPTAAAIATISLMDGLQVQWLLDRTVVDMADELARYFRTIVSGFDLESLESFLDGKVPAE, from the coding sequence ATGACGAACGCGAAGACGGCGGCGCCGCCGCGCAAACGCCGCGGCGAGTACGCGAAATCGGAGGCGACGCGTGCCGCGATCCTCGACGCGGCTCTCGCCGTCTTCGCAGAGTCGGGGTACCGAGCGGGGTCCCTGCGCGAGATCGCACAGCGCGTCGGCATGAGCGAAGCGGGCCTGCTTCACCACTTCAAGAACAAGAGCGAACTGTTGATGGCTGTGCTGGACCGTCGCGACGAACACGCTTTCGACATCACGAGATTCAACGAGGTCGACGGGATCGAGCGGCTTCGAGGTCTCGTGCGCCTCGCCGCCTACAACGCCTCCGTACCGGGGGTCGTCGAGCTCTACTGCACGCTGTCGGCCGAGGCCACCTCGGCCGATCATCCCGCCCACGCGTACTTCCTCAACCGCTACGAGTGGACGCGGCGCGAGGTGACCCGCTCGTTCGATCAGATCGCGGAGGAGGGCCGGCTGTCCTCGGCGACGACGCCGACCGCTGCGGCGATCGCGACGATCTCGCTCATGGACGGCCTGCAGGTGCAGTGGCTGCTGGATCGCACCGTGGTCGACATGGCAGACGAACTCGCCCGCTACTTCCGCACCATCGTGAGCGGATTCGATCTCGAGTCGCTCGAATCGTTCCTCGACGGAAAGGTCCCCGCCGAATGA